A stretch of Microbacterium caowuchunii DNA encodes these proteins:
- a CDS encoding FadR/GntR family transcriptional regulator, with amino-acid sequence MSVEPGWDEAHRAVYRPVRRSNALEDTVSRLVQTIRIGVVAPGEALPPERGLAEMYGVSRDTVREAIRELSDTGFLVRRRGRYGGTFVADPLPRPTDPAEIDPAEIDDVLGMRRVLEPGAARAAALRTMTAEERDSLWQRYTATSSASLQDYRRLDSLLHLAIAEAAGIPSIVPLIADSRARVNAWLDAFPLLPRTIEHSEEQHERIITAILAGRPDAADAAMRDHLAASEALMRGFLS; translated from the coding sequence ATGAGTGTGGAACCGGGCTGGGACGAGGCGCACCGTGCGGTGTACCGTCCCGTACGCCGTTCCAACGCCCTCGAGGACACGGTCTCGCGCCTCGTGCAGACGATCCGGATCGGGGTCGTCGCCCCCGGGGAGGCGCTGCCGCCGGAGAGAGGGCTCGCCGAGATGTACGGCGTCAGCCGGGACACCGTCCGTGAGGCCATCCGGGAGCTCTCCGACACGGGCTTCCTCGTGCGGCGGCGCGGGAGATACGGCGGCACGTTCGTCGCCGACCCGCTGCCCCGTCCCACCGACCCCGCAGAGATCGACCCCGCGGAGATCGACGACGTCCTCGGGATGCGCCGGGTGCTCGAACCGGGAGCGGCGCGGGCGGCGGCGTTGCGCACGATGACCGCGGAGGAACGGGACTCCCTCTGGCAGCGGTACACGGCGACGAGTTCCGCATCGCTGCAGGACTACCGCCGGCTGGACTCGTTGCTCCACCTCGCCATCGCCGAGGCCGCCGGAATCCCCTCGATCGTGCCGCTGATCGCCGACAGCCGGGCCCGGGTCAACGCCTGGCTCGATGCATTCCCGCTGCTTCCCCGCACGATCGAGCATTCCGAGGAGCAGCACGAGCGGATCATCACCGCGATCCTGGCGGGACGTCCGGATGCCGCCGACGCCGCCATGCGCGACCATCTCGCCGCGTCGGAGGCGCTGATGCGCGGGTTCCTCTCCTGA
- the radA gene encoding DNA repair protein RadA produces the protein MASRRPAPAPYRCTECGWTTSKWAGRCGECQQWGTVVEAAAQTGVLRNFSPVAPSAARAARPITEFTTAESPRRPSGVAEFDRVLGGGIVPGAAILLSGEPGVGKSTLLLEVAAQAARDGNRVLYVSAEESTAQVRLRAERTGALHDELYLASETDLATLIGHVDEVKPSLLIVDSVQTVSSSLSEGLAGHPSQVREVAATLIRIAKERGLPVLIVGHVTKDGSIAGPRLLEHLVDVVCHFEGDRQTSLRFVRALKNRFGPTDEVGCFEMTGDGISEVPDPSGLFLGKGAPVSGTCVTVALEGRRALPVEIQALVIPTSAPNPRRVVNGVESSRVAMILAVLERRARLKLSERDVYVSTVGGVKLTEPGADLAIALAISSAATDRAIPHQVAAFGELSLTGEIRPVAQLAQRRTEAGRLGYTGLIDAGVQDLTSALERLRLLPDSGGPGEDAPVERGASRGRREQPANRASSPARREQSAGPSRPAARVPDRIAAGSGMAADDGISEHPGF, from the coding sequence ATGGCCTCTCGTCGACCGGCACCCGCCCCGTACCGCTGCACCGAGTGCGGATGGACGACCTCCAAGTGGGCGGGTCGCTGCGGCGAGTGCCAGCAGTGGGGCACCGTCGTCGAAGCCGCCGCGCAGACCGGCGTTCTCCGGAACTTCTCCCCCGTGGCGCCGTCGGCGGCGCGGGCCGCACGGCCCATCACCGAGTTCACGACGGCCGAATCCCCGCGCCGTCCGAGCGGCGTCGCGGAGTTCGACCGCGTGCTGGGCGGGGGCATCGTGCCCGGCGCCGCCATCCTGCTCTCCGGCGAGCCCGGCGTCGGCAAGTCCACGCTGCTGCTCGAGGTCGCGGCTCAGGCCGCGCGGGACGGCAACCGCGTGCTCTACGTCAGCGCCGAGGAGTCCACTGCACAGGTGCGGTTGCGCGCCGAACGCACCGGCGCCCTGCACGACGAGCTCTACCTCGCCAGCGAGACCGACCTCGCGACACTCATCGGGCACGTCGACGAGGTCAAGCCGTCCCTGCTCATCGTCGACTCGGTGCAGACGGTCTCGTCCTCGCTCAGCGAGGGTCTGGCGGGGCATCCGAGTCAGGTCCGTGAGGTCGCCGCCACCCTCATCCGGATCGCCAAGGAACGGGGACTGCCCGTCCTGATCGTCGGGCACGTCACGAAGGACGGCTCCATCGCCGGACCGCGACTGCTCGAGCACCTCGTCGACGTCGTCTGCCATTTCGAGGGCGACCGGCAGACCTCACTCCGGTTCGTCCGGGCGCTGAAGAACCGGTTCGGGCCCACCGACGAGGTCGGCTGTTTCGAGATGACCGGCGACGGCATCAGCGAGGTGCCCGACCCTTCCGGACTCTTCCTCGGCAAGGGCGCACCGGTAAGCGGCACGTGCGTCACGGTCGCGCTCGAGGGACGCCGTGCCCTCCCGGTCGAGATCCAGGCGCTCGTCATCCCGACATCCGCCCCGAACCCCCGCCGGGTCGTGAACGGTGTCGAGTCCTCCCGTGTCGCGATGATCCTCGCCGTGCTGGAGCGTCGGGCGCGGCTGAAGCTGAGCGAGCGGGACGTGTACGTGTCGACGGTCGGCGGTGTGAAACTGACCGAGCCGGGCGCGGACCTGGCCATCGCGCTGGCCATCTCCAGCGCCGCCACGGATCGCGCCATCCCGCACCAGGTGGCTGCCTTCGGCGAGTTGAGCCTCACCGGCGAGATCCGCCCGGTCGCGCAGCTCGCGCAGCGGCGCACCGAAGCCGGACGCCTCGGCTACACCGGCCTCATCGACGCCGGCGTGCAGGACCTCACCTCCGCGCTCGAGCGGCTGCGACTGCTTCCCGACTCCGGCGGACCGGGCGAGGACGCCCCGGTCGAACGCGGCGCATCCCGCGGGCGGCGCGAGCAGCCGGCCAACCGCGCGTCGTCTCCGGCGCGGCGCGAACAGTCGGCCGGGCCATCCCGTCCCGCGGCTCGCGTTCCGGATCGGATCGCCGCCGGGTCGGGAATGGCGGCCGACGACGGCATCTCCGAACACCCGGGCTTCTAG
- a CDS encoding acyl-CoA dehydrogenase family protein — protein MLTRPSPVSVPAAEQRWVDTVAELAPGFAATVAADDAAARLPIDHLQTLHASGLDAAFLPVEHGGEGLSYATLGTIVRTLAASHPAVATVWLMHIGAAHALVTLSAPEEAAFFAAELRAGRRFANALSEPAGGNHFLASQQDADPAGEDWTLTGRKLFVSGSEAATHLFLNARVDGGPAFFGVTLDDTVTFPPIDETMGMRATRSRSMVFEKTPLRRARLCAPPAPDYANLITVGFAFLSVGIAQAALDALRDTANKSKGGTTLADVQWVRQETGMMWAEVEATRLMAERTTWLADQRSPEAMLAATETKMLANEVAKRAAALAVRVGGGGGYLLASPIQRIFRDAQAGALMAYSVPFSQEVVGGWVLQTV, from the coding sequence ATGCTCACCCGTCCCTCCCCCGTCTCCGTCCCCGCCGCCGAACAGCGCTGGGTCGACACCGTGGCGGAACTCGCACCCGGCTTCGCCGCCACCGTCGCCGCGGACGACGCCGCCGCGCGGCTGCCGATCGACCACCTGCAGACGCTGCACGCCTCCGGCCTCGACGCCGCGTTCCTCCCCGTCGAGCACGGCGGGGAGGGCCTCTCCTACGCCACGCTCGGCACGATCGTCCGCACGCTGGCGGCATCCCACCCCGCCGTCGCGACCGTCTGGCTCATGCACATCGGCGCAGCGCACGCTCTGGTGACGCTCTCCGCACCGGAGGAGGCGGCCTTCTTCGCCGCCGAGCTGCGTGCGGGACGCCGCTTCGCGAACGCCCTGTCGGAGCCGGCCGGCGGCAACCACTTCCTCGCGTCACAGCAGGACGCCGACCCGGCGGGCGAGGACTGGACCCTCACCGGACGCAAGCTCTTCGTGTCTGGTTCGGAGGCGGCCACCCACCTGTTCCTGAACGCCCGCGTCGACGGGGGTCCGGCGTTCTTCGGGGTCACCCTCGACGACACCGTGACGTTCCCGCCTATCGACGAGACCATGGGGATGCGCGCGACCCGCAGCCGCAGCATGGTGTTCGAGAAGACGCCGCTGCGTCGCGCGCGCCTGTGCGCTCCGCCGGCACCCGACTACGCCAACCTCATCACGGTGGGCTTCGCGTTCCTGTCGGTCGGTATCGCACAGGCCGCGCTCGACGCCCTGCGCGACACCGCCAACAAGAGCAAGGGCGGCACGACCCTGGCCGACGTGCAGTGGGTCCGCCAGGAGACCGGCATGATGTGGGCCGAGGTCGAGGCGACCCGCCTGATGGCCGAGCGCACCACCTGGCTCGCCGATCAGCGCTCCCCCGAGGCCATGCTCGCCGCGACCGAGACGAAGATGCTCGCGAACGAGGTGGCCAAGCGCGCCGCCGCGCTCGCGGTGCGCGTCGGCGGCGGCGGCGGGTACCTCCTCGCTTCGCCCATCCAGCGCATCTTCCGCGACGCTCAGGCGGGCGCGCTGATGGCCTACTCCGTGCCGTTCAGCCAGGAGGTCGTCGGCGGCTGGGTGCTGCAGACGGTCTGA
- a CDS encoding dehydrogenase: MAGKKGKKRAAPDVDFTNTALIDALQTQDMAAIAFALRHGPTVVPLMRPGTRDNPLDQGEVWTYRDPETGQVALLLFSDATHKPESLPPAVGLQSPEWLKTFLTAHSDEITTVFLDIAGPHPLQATPADILAALEV; the protein is encoded by the coding sequence ATGGCCGGTAAGAAGGGGAAGAAGCGCGCAGCGCCCGATGTCGACTTCACCAACACGGCGCTGATCGACGCCCTGCAGACGCAGGACATGGCCGCGATCGCGTTCGCCCTCCGGCACGGCCCGACCGTGGTGCCACTCATGCGTCCCGGGACGCGTGACAACCCGCTGGATCAGGGCGAGGTGTGGACCTATCGCGATCCGGAGACCGGGCAGGTGGCCCTGCTGCTGTTCAGCGACGCGACGCACAAGCCGGAGAGCCTCCCGCCAGCCGTGGGGCTGCAGTCCCCGGAATGGCTGAAGACCTTCCTCACCGCGCACAGCGACGAGATCACGACGGTCTTCCTCGACATCGCCGGACCCCACCCCCTGCAGGCGACGCCCGCCGACATCCTGGCCGCCCTCGAAGTCTGA